The genomic window TAGCAGCATTTATTGTTATTCCGCATGGACAATCTTATATCGCTTGGTTTAGTATTATCGCATTAATTGGCGTTTTTGCTTTGTATAAAATTGCGATTTGGTACACGGCACATTTATCTGAAAGAAATGCTAATAAAGCTTCTCACCAAATTGAAACACATCATTTGTCTAAAAACCGAGTAATTGCTTCGTTGATTATCTTATTGGTTCTTATTTTCTCTAAGTATTTCTACATGAGCAGTATTACGAGTTATTATACTTTCTTCTTGATAGATAAATTCCACATCACAATTCAGCAGTCACAAGTATATTTATTCTTGTTCTCAGGTGCTGTTGCAGCAGGAACTTTAATTGGTGGGCCAATTGGAGACAGATACGGTAGAAAATATGTAATCTGGGCTTCAATTCTTGGAGTTGCTCCGTTTACTTTAATGCTTCCTTATGTTTCTCTATTCTGGGTTGGAACTTTATCTGTAATCATCGGATTGATTCTTTCTTCTGCATTCTCAGCAATTCTGGTTTATGCAACTGAATTATTACCTGGAAAAGTCGGACTTGTTGCCGGTCTTTTCTTCGGATTTGCTTTCGGAATGGGTGGTTTAGGTTCTGCTATTTTAGGAAAAATTGCCGATGCTACAAGTATTGAATATGTATTTAAGATATGTGCATTCCTGCCTTTAATTGGGGTTATTACTGGATTTTTGCCTAATTTGGAGAAGAAAAAGAAAGCTCAGGAATAATTTTAAACACATAGAAACATAGATTTTGGATTGTCTTAAAAAGGCATTTCATTTAATTAAAAAACACATAGCGTTCTGTTGAAATGCTATGTGTTTTTTATTATTATCAATTTTAGCAATTAACTAATTTTCCTCTTTCAATTTTAATTCAATATCACATAAAATTTTATAAACGTTATCAAAAAAATCTAATGCATTTGATTTAGAAGAATTCTCTTGTTGTATTTGCGCTATAACTGGTGACGTTTTTGCAATATCAATCATTCTTGTAACCTTAACATTCTCGTTGTTAACTATATTGTTTTTTACTTCCGAAAAATCGAATAAAAAGCCAGAAAAAAACTGAGGCAAATCTTTATTTATAACCGAAGTTTGAGCATGTGAATATGCATCTCTTAATGATTTAGCTTTTTCATTTAAATATCTGAATTGATCAGAAGAAATTAAACCTTTATTTTTTGCAAGTGACACAGTTTTTGGCAATTTCAAGTGATCAAATTGATTATGTGCATGATTTACTGCTTTGTTATACTTTTCATGATTAGAAAGGTTCAAGCCTTTTGTTTCAAACTTTATCAAAGCCATTTTCATCATGCGCTCCAATAAATGGCTTGTTGATGTAATACTTGCCGTATAGAAACCAAATAAAAGGCAATTTAAGGTTTCCCTTTTCAAGGTATTAATTTCACACATTTCAATTAAGTA from Flavobacterium sp. KACC 22763 includes these protein-coding regions:
- a CDS encoding MFS transporter, which codes for MDTIKANPDIVKKTTYSILFIISFSHLINDLLQAVVPSIYPLLKENFNLSFSQIGIITFTYQIVASILQPFVGMYTDKNSKPYSLIIGMCFTMVGLFFVSIASSFINLLLSVSLIGIGSSIFHPESSRVAHLASGGKRGLAQSIFQLGGNAGSAIGPLLAAFIVIPHGQSYIAWFSIIALIGVFALYKIAIWYTAHLSERNANKASHQIETHHLSKNRVIASLIILLVLIFSKYFYMSSITSYYTFFLIDKFHITIQQSQVYLFLFSGAVAAGTLIGGPIGDRYGRKYVIWASILGVAPFTLMLPYVSLFWVGTLSVIIGLILSSAFSAILVYATELLPGKVGLVAGLFFGFAFGMGGLGSAILGKIADATSIEYVFKICAFLPLIGVITGFLPNLEKKKKAQE